GACAACTCTTTGAAGTAAGGAACATATGGAGCGATAAACTGAAAGCCAGTTCCAAGAGTGCAGAGATGACACACTTCCTTGCTGTCCATGTTATATGATATCAGCTCCTGGTTAAAGTGCTGAATAAGAAATACCAAATTGTGATCTGGATGAATTGCAACCACTTCGAAGCCATCGATCGTTTGGCCAGTTATCTTTCCAAACAGCTTCAAAAAGCTTACAGTGTCCTTCAGGACCCATTCTTCTGTATCATAGTCCTCAAGAACCCATATGAACAATTCATTACTCTGCTGTTCTGGGGAGATTTCATCATGACCCAGGTCAGCATGGTAGATCAAATGCAAACGACCTTGGGACTGGCCAACATAATCAGAACACGGCCGGAACTCATCGCCCTCCTGAAAGGGCACAGGGATGATCTTCCTTGTGTTGCCTTCCACGTCCATCACAGCTATCTGATCCCCCACAGACAAGACCGCATACAGCATGCCATTAACATATGCGATGCCTAAGCCAGGTGCTATGCGAAGGTCACTCCAGTCACTTCTGACAGGACTCCACACCCCAGATTTAGACGAGTAGATGTGCACTGGTATCATGTCCACCCTGCTCTGGACCAAATGGAAGTGGGAAGAGGCAGCCGGATCAAAAACCAAATAGGCGAACGACAGCCATTTCATGTCAGGGTCAGGCACAACGACCCATTGCTCAGTCGCAGGGTTGGACACGATATAGCTCTTGCTAAGTGATTCGCCTGATCCCTGGATACAGCCAAAGAGGAGGAGGCCATTGCAGTCATCCAAGACACAAATGTTCACAATGCCCGGCAGTTCAGTCAGGAACGGGAAGCAATGGTCCACAGGACGCGGGGGTCTCCCTAACATGTCGATGAAATGCACACAGACTTGGTGTTGCAAGTTGTCATTGTCGCCTCCATCACTACTGCTGTCTtcaccatctccatcatcactGTCATTGTCGTCGCCACCTCCATCGTCACCGCTCTTGTCTTCACCATCTGTATTGACACTGTGGCTATCGTCGCCGCCTCCATCACTGCCGCCGACTTCACCACCTCCATTATCACTGTCGGAGTTTTTGCCGCCTGCATCACTACCACTGTCTTCGCCATCTCCATCATCACTGTCAGAGTTGTCGCTGCCTCCATCACTGCCGATGTCTTCGCCACCTCCATCGTCACTGTCGGAGTCGTCGACGCAGCGGTCAACAACTAAGAAGAACCCTTCTAGGGTCTGAGGTAGCTTCTTGCGGTTGAGGGGGTCAGTGATGAGGTCGCACCAGGCCTTGGAGACGCACTTGCATCTGCAGAGTGACTTAAACGGAACGCGGGAGAGGATCTCCACCAGGGTGTCGTCAGGGAGGCCGGCCACCGCGCCCACGCTCCTCTTGGAGAAGTCCATGTCACCGCGAGCAATCTGCGAACCGGCAGATCGAGACGGGGAATTTGAATGAAGATGCActtgcgagagagagagagagaatgca
Above is a genomic segment from Miscanthus floridulus cultivar M001 chromosome 3, ASM1932011v1, whole genome shotgun sequence containing:
- the LOC136545361 gene encoding uncharacterized protein, which encodes MDFSKRSVGAVAGLPDDTLVEILSRVPFKSLCRCKCVSKAWCDLITDPLNRKKLPQTLEGFFLVVDRCVDDSDSDDGGGEDIGSDGGSDNSDSDDGDGEDSGSDAGGKNSDSDNGGGEVGGSDGGGDDSHSVNTDGEDKSGDDGGGDDNDSDDGDGEDSSSDGGDNDNLQHQVCVHFIDMLGRPPRPVDHCFPFLTELPGIVNICVLDDCNGLLLFGCIQGSGESLSKSYIVSNPATEQWVVVPDPDMKWLSFAYLVFDPAASSHFHLVQSRVDMIPVHIYSSKSGVWSPVRSDWSDLRIAPGLGIAYVNGMLYAVLSVGDQIAVMDVEGNTRKIIPVPFQEGDEFRPCSDYVGQSQGRLHLIYHADLGHDEISPEQQSNELFIWVLEDYDTEEWVLKDTVSFLKLFGKITGQTIDGFEVVAIHPDHNLVFLIQHFNQELISYNMDSKEVCHLCTLGTGFQFIAPYVPYFKELSALENKH